The Candidatus Arthromitus sp. SFB-mouse-Japan genome includes a region encoding these proteins:
- a CDS encoding DUF624 domain-containing protein: MLNEIFNFEKLFDTFNYVFWFFILNLLFWIFNIPIILFFMFIGISRITTYFPLFLVCLLPTAPIFTVLLYCVNKLYKNKNISILSDFIRGFKLNFIQALVVWIIELIILFIIYSNIKFFTLIFDSLVLNGLFIGILILLGIITPFLFLIISRFSMKNLDVLKLGFTLAFTRPILTITNTLLILVFLILFELNSAILLFVSSIFAFCLVFINRTVFSELEEISRRNNK; this comes from the coding sequence ATGCTAAACGAAATCTTTAATTTTGAAAAATTGTTTGATACTTTCAACTATGTATTTTGGTTTTTCATACTAAATCTTCTCTTCTGGATATTTAATATCCCAATTATTTTATTTTTCATGTTTATAGGAATTAGTAGAATAACTACATATTTCCCTCTATTTTTAGTTTGTTTATTACCGACTGCACCAATATTTACAGTGTTATTATACTGTGTGAACAAGCTTTACAAAAATAAGAATATATCTATACTATCTGACTTTATACGAGGATTTAAATTAAACTTTATACAAGCATTGGTTGTGTGGATAATTGAATTGATAATTTTATTTATCATTTATTCAAATATTAAATTTTTTACACTAATATTCGACAGCTTAGTACTAAATGGATTATTTATAGGAATTTTAATTTTACTTGGAATTATTACACCATTTTTATTTTTAATTATCAGTAGATTCTCTATGAAAAATCTAGATGTATTAAAACTTGGTTTTACTTTGGCATTTACAAGACCTATTTTAACTATAACAAATACACTTTTAATACTTGTATTTTTAATTTTATTTGAACTTAATAGTGCAATTTTATTGTTTGTTTCATCTATATTTGCGTTTTGCTTGGTGTTTATTAATAGAACAGTATTTAGTGAACTTGAAGAAATTTCAAGGAGAAATAATAAATAG